The Amphiura filiformis chromosome 12, Afil_fr2py, whole genome shotgun sequence genome includes a region encoding these proteins:
- the LOC140166839 gene encoding uncharacterized protein, whose amino-acid sequence MHNSREFFKAAKNFDRKTATRNSNIKDKDGKLLTQSAEIKGRWREFAEELYENTDHDPPPIIEVNPSTSEPSILLEEIEQAISKLGNNKSPGIDGIPAELLKASGTAGRQMLWNICNRIWETGEWPEDWVSSVFITIPKI is encoded by the coding sequence ATGCACAATTCGCGTGAATTCttcaaagcagccaaaaacttTGATAGAAAAACTGCCACAAGGAACTCAAACATAAAAGACAAAGATGGCAAACTTCTTACTCAATCCGCAGAAATCAAAGGCAGGTGGAGAGAATTTGCTGAAGAATTATATGAGAACACAGACCATGACCCACCACCAATCATTGAAGTAAATCCCAGCACCAGTGAGCCCAGTATTCTCCTGGAGGAAATAGAACAAGCTATTTCAAAGCTGGGAAACAACAAATCTCCTGGAATAGATGGCATCCCGGCAGAGCTCCTGAAGGCATCCGGGACAGCAGGCCGGCAGATGCTTTGGAATATCTGCAATCGGATATGGGAAACAGGAGAGTGGCCAGAAGACTGGGTTTCATCCGTTTTCATCACAATCCCTAAAATTTGA
- the LOC140166838 gene encoding probable tubulin polyglutamylase ttll-15 produces the protein MVFQHDGTTTDRIYKGAVPWTVDHPKSPDKVIDMIPGLNEYVTYKASLVTRGGKYIPKGFYLPQDINSFIEYTSKPENKNKIWIQKNPRFRGNYVRKLTELDLSNVSLVQEFISNPFLITGRKFSQGVFVAFSSARPLRAYVLDKFMISRYCDKLYDPTDLSDPRTYVTDGMERGAGVNILDKLDAEAELVRTLFFGKNYHARKTMEVMLLKRGKDPSSFLPQIFDSIRDVLNTSLVHMLKHNVSTERKYTWTSPGNLYRNQIDYILIKQRWKTNVKNCRTFPGADIDSDHNLLYADFKLRLKILKKARTLANYDIQSLQDVSIKEKYQVEISNTFQALTNTENTPEELWCDFKDNIHKAANKVLGKGKQRNHGSVRKLCKLLIQNISYAHRASTQLRSILNTKTQEGC, from the exons ATGGTGTTTCAGCACGATGGGACAACAACCGACCGTATCTACAAAGGCGCTGTACCATGGACTGTCGATCATCCGAAATCGCCCGATAAG GTTATAGACATGATACCTGGCTTGAATGAGTACGTTACTTACAAGGCATCACTGGTTACACGAGGAGGCAAATACATACCAAAAGGGTTTTATCTTCCACAAGATATTAATAGCTTTATAGAATAC ACTTCCAAGCCGGAGAATAAGAATAAAATATGGATCCAAAAGAATCCGCGATTCAGGGGAAACTACGTCAGGAAACTTACAG AATTGGATCTATCAAATGTAAGCCTGGTTCAAGAATTTATCTCCAATCCTTTCCTCATAACGGGTAGGAAATTCAGTCAGGGAGTTTTTGTAGCATTTTCCTCTGCTAGGCCGTTGAGGGCATATGTTTTGGATAAGTTCATGATATCTCGATATTGTGACAAGCTATATGACCCTACCGATCTTTCAGATCCTCGGACTTACGTAACGGACGGCATGGAAAGAGGTGCTGGCGTCAATATATTGGACAAGTTGGATGCTGAG GCAGAGTTGGTGAGGACGCTCTTTTTCGGCAAAAACTATCATGCACGTAAAACTATGGAAGTGATGCTTCTTAAAA GAGGAAAGGATCCATCGTCATTTCTACCACAGATCTTTGATTCCATCAGAGATGTTCTCAACACGTCTTTGGTACACATGCTAAAACACAATGTTAGCACAGA GAGAAAATATACATGGACATCACCAGGCAACCTATACAGAAACCAAATAGACTACATCCTGATCAAACAGAGATGGAAAACAAATGTAAAGAACTGCCGCACTTTTCCAGGTGCAGACATAGACAGTGATCATAATCTTCTATATGCAGACTTCAAACTGCGTCTCAAAATTCTGAAGAAGGCAAGAACACTTGCCAATTATGACATCCAGAGCCTACAGGATGTAAGCATCAAAGAGAAATATCAAGTAGAAATAAGCAACACATTTCAAGCTCTAACAAACACTGAGAATACTCCAGAAGAACTGTGGTGTGATTTCAAAGACAACATTCACAAAGCTGCAAACAAAGTACTGGGAAAAGGAAAGCAAAGAAACCATGGATCTGTGAGGAAACTCTGCAAGTTATTGATACAAAACATCAGTTACGCCCACAGAGCCAGCACTCAACTGAGATCAATATTGAATACAAAAACTCAAGAAGGATGTTGA